One window of the Tetragenococcus koreensis genome contains the following:
- a CDS encoding transposase — protein sequence MVHLKAIKNQLPNEIKALFSELKVTQFLKQAHMEKQKGYSVAILFTFLFSLVFKGKSLNQVLSGRESDQYMKKDTVYRWMNNPHNNWRLFLLRFSASVIEKLHSLTDTKTHIRTLILDDSTFYRNRSQEVPGLARLWDHALKQGYKGYRMLTLGFSDGYSFIPIDFGLLSGKKKVNQTIAEKDQRTVGAKRFNESSRKMPEVALEMVQRALNQGIYATHVLMDKWFTSPKMIDQLHDMGIHTIGMVKNGKTKYLFHQRLYKLEELYAKSTKEYTQEAIISSIVVKPSSGKNPVKIVFVKNHNKKSAWLAIMTDDLDLSSQEMVKTYSARWDIETFFKASKSLLHLTKETQTRHYQALICHTTIVFTRYILLSWQQRCANDERTLGGLFYELGDQIKELDWSAALIELVHIIQAVSEESGSQLQDFITSQLQHWVDTLPRYIKAYLPDLVCET from the coding sequence ATGGTACACTTAAAAGCTATTAAAAATCAATTACCGAATGAAATAAAAGCCCTTTTTTCTGAATTAAAAGTCACGCAATTTTTAAAACAAGCCCATATGGAAAAGCAAAAAGGGTATTCGGTGGCTATTCTATTCACTTTTCTCTTTAGCCTCGTCTTTAAAGGAAAATCCTTAAACCAAGTTCTCAGTGGGCGGGAAAGCGACCAATACATGAAAAAAGATACCGTGTATCGATGGATGAACAATCCCCATAACAACTGGCGTCTGTTTTTACTTCGGTTTAGTGCGTCTGTCATCGAAAAGCTCCATTCTTTAACGGATACGAAAACCCATATTCGGACGTTGATCTTGGATGATTCGACGTTTTATCGTAATCGAAGCCAAGAGGTACCAGGCTTAGCTCGTCTTTGGGATCATGCGCTCAAACAAGGATACAAAGGGTATCGTATGCTTACTTTAGGGTTCTCCGATGGCTATTCTTTCATTCCGATTGATTTCGGGTTACTATCCGGTAAGAAAAAAGTGAACCAAACAATAGCAGAAAAAGATCAACGAACCGTAGGAGCCAAACGATTCAACGAATCAAGTCGTAAAATGCCCGAAGTGGCACTTGAGATGGTTCAACGCGCCTTGAACCAAGGGATTTACGCCACCCATGTGTTGATGGATAAATGGTTTACTTCCCCTAAAATGATAGACCAATTACACGATATGGGGATTCACACCATTGGGATGGTGAAAAATGGAAAAACCAAATACCTTTTTCATCAACGTTTATACAAGCTGGAAGAACTTTATGCCAAATCTACGAAAGAATATACACAAGAAGCGATTATTTCCTCGATTGTGGTGAAACCAAGCTCCGGCAAAAATCCCGTGAAAATCGTTTTTGTCAAAAATCACAATAAGAAAAGTGCTTGGTTGGCGATTATGACCGATGATCTGGATTTATCTTCCCAAGAAATGGTCAAAACATACTCGGCGAGATGGGACATCGAGACATTTTTTAAGGCATCGAAATCATTGCTTCATCTGACTAAAGAAACACAAACGCGACATTATCAAGCCTTAATTTGTCACACCACCATTGTGTTCACACGGTATATTTTATTAAGCTGGCAGCAGCGCTGTGCCAATGATGAGCGGACCTTAGGTGGCTTATTTTATGAACTGGGCGATCAAATAAAAGAACTCGATTGGTCCGCTGCTCTTATCGAATTAGTACATATTATTCAAGCGGTAAGCGAAGAATCAGGAAGCCAATTACAAGATTTTATTACAAGTCAACTCCAACACTGGGTGGATACTCTGCCCCGTTATATCAAGGCTTATCTCCCAGATTTGGTGTGCGAAACTTGA
- the pfkB gene encoding 1-phosphofructokinase — translation MIYTLTLNPSIDYIVHVGHLEIGDVNRMTEDFKLPGGKGINVSRILQRIGAPSYALGFLGGFTGDFIEKWLLEEGIHSQFTRVEQDTRINVKLKAEEETEINGLGPILSEDEINRLKFTLSELITSDDIVVLSGSTPGGLRKGFYQELIHIIKENGAEFVIDTTGDDLLAALPEKPLLVKPNNHELAELYHTTFHSLDDIVTHGKKLLNDGVKNVLISMAGDGALLITQEGTYLSNVLKHEVKNSVGAGDSMIAGFIGNFSQTKDPLDAFKWGVACGSATTFSDDLATEAFIKELLPEVTVKKI, via the coding sequence ATGATATATACGTTAACACTAAATCCTTCGATCGATTATATTGTTCATGTAGGGCATTTAGAAATCGGTGATGTTAATCGCATGACTGAAGATTTTAAACTTCCTGGTGGTAAAGGGATTAATGTCTCCCGTATTTTACAACGGATAGGTGCGCCCTCTTATGCTCTTGGTTTTTTAGGTGGTTTTACTGGCGATTTTATTGAAAAATGGTTGCTCGAAGAAGGTATTCATAGTCAATTTACCAGAGTTGAACAGGACACTCGGATTAACGTTAAGCTAAAAGCTGAAGAAGAAACAGAAATCAATGGATTAGGTCCTATTTTAAGCGAAGATGAAATCAATCGTTTGAAATTCACTCTATCTGAACTTATTACTAGTGATGATATTGTGGTTTTGTCCGGCAGTACTCCGGGTGGTTTAAGGAAAGGTTTTTATCAAGAACTAATTCATATTATTAAAGAAAATGGCGCTGAATTTGTGATCGATACAACAGGCGACGATCTATTGGCTGCACTACCTGAAAAGCCTTTATTAGTAAAACCGAATAATCACGAATTAGCAGAGCTTTATCATACCACCTTTCATTCCTTAGACGACATTGTCACTCATGGAAAAAAACTGCTCAACGATGGCGTTAAAAATGTTCTTATCTCAATGGCAGGTGATGGTGCTTTATTAATTACACAAGAGGGTACTTACCTATCGAATGTTTTAAAACATGAAGTGAAAAATTCGGTTGGCGCAGGCGATTCCATGATTGCTGGGTTTATTGGAAACTTCTCTCAAACAAAAGATCCTTTAGATGCTTTTAAATGGGGAGTTGCTTGTGGTAGTGCCACTACCTTTTCAGATGATTTAGCAACTGAAGCGTTTATTAAAGAACTATTACCAGAAGTAACAGTTAAAAAAATATAG
- a CDS encoding DeoR/GlpR family DNA-binding transcription regulator, whose translation MLTEKRHQLILDFLTENDIVTISELMKPLKASESTIRRDLKNLEEQGMLARIHGGAKKMPHLSFEATMAEKEEKFHQQKVQVAKFCASLLDTEDVVYLDAGTTTIEMIQFIPQNLAIKVVTNSVKHASLLIDRQIETIILGGMIKLSTNATLGATAIQQLRELRFSKAFLGMNGAELEAGFTTPDPEEAAVKKWAMKQSQQNYVLIDHSKLQQIAFAQVAPLKTATIITDSCPQKFIKNFQDQTTLKEVK comes from the coding sequence ATGCTTACAGAAAAGAGACATCAACTTATTTTAGATTTTCTGACTGAAAATGACATTGTGACGATAAGCGAACTTATGAAACCGCTCAAAGCTTCGGAGTCGACCATTCGTCGTGATCTGAAAAACCTTGAAGAACAAGGAATGCTTGCGCGTATTCATGGCGGAGCTAAGAAAATGCCGCACCTCAGTTTTGAAGCCACAATGGCAGAAAAGGAAGAAAAATTTCATCAGCAAAAAGTACAAGTCGCAAAGTTTTGTGCTTCCTTGTTAGATACAGAAGATGTAGTCTATCTTGATGCCGGAACAACAACCATTGAAATGATTCAGTTCATTCCGCAAAATTTAGCGATCAAAGTCGTGACTAATTCGGTAAAGCATGCCTCTCTTTTAATCGATCGTCAGATTGAAACCATTATTTTAGGTGGCATGATTAAATTATCGACAAATGCAACACTGGGTGCTACAGCTATTCAGCAATTGCGTGAATTACGTTTTAGTAAAGCTTTTTTAGGAATGAACGGTGCCGAGCTAGAAGCTGGCTTTACTACGCCAGATCCAGAAGAAGCAGCAGTTAAAAAATGGGCAATGAAACAAAGTCAACAAAACTATGTGTTAATTGACCACTCTAAATTACAGCAAATTGCATTTGCTCAAGTTGCTCCTTTAAAAACGGCTACGATCATTACCGATAGTTGTCCGCAAAAGTTCATAAAGAATTTTCAAGACCAAACAACTCTAAAGGAGGTCAAGTAA
- a CDS encoding ClC family H(+)/Cl(-) exchange transporter, giving the protein MIKKLHKIDQTRLYFILKGGIVGIISGILVSIFRLTIEKMTEYVQDFYLFAQREPLWLIFWVILSVFVAIFVGYLIKAQPHISGSGIPQVEGVLQEEVHYRWFPVLWRKFIGGILSVGSGLFLGREGPSIQLGASVGQGLSSAYQSPKYEQKILISSGASAGLAAAFNAPIAAVLFIVEEIHHTFSPLICLTSLVSAIIANFISLYIFGLQPVLYLGHMYDLPLKHYGLLLIMGLLLGVLGRMYQKNLLDLPKWFNKLAIPSYLYGLVPFLLVIPIGFYFPHLLGGGNQIILSLEENGYSLYLLLLLFLLRYLFSMISYGSNLPGGIFLPILSLGAILGALFGLFSIEFLGLESYYLKNFIIVAMAGYFTAIGKAPLTAIILVTEMVGSINHLMPLGFVSLVAYIVVDSLGGHPIYESLLDRLVSYKKIANTNEKIVIEFPVTAESILDGMPIRDFVWPEETLLVTIQRNEQDILPHGDTILKMDDTLLILTDANHATAVRKELRKKTLIK; this is encoded by the coding sequence ATGATTAAGAAATTACATAAAATAGATCAAACAAGATTATACTTTATTTTAAAAGGAGGAATTGTTGGGATCATTTCTGGTATTCTTGTCAGCATTTTTCGATTAACAATAGAAAAAATGACAGAATACGTTCAAGATTTTTATCTTTTTGCACAAAGAGAACCGCTTTGGCTAATTTTTTGGGTCATTCTCTCTGTTTTTGTAGCTATTTTTGTTGGCTACCTGATTAAAGCACAACCTCATATCTCTGGCAGTGGGATACCGCAAGTTGAAGGGGTATTACAAGAAGAAGTCCACTATCGTTGGTTTCCAGTCCTATGGCGCAAATTTATTGGCGGAATTCTTTCAGTTGGTTCTGGCTTATTTTTAGGACGTGAAGGACCTTCCATCCAGTTGGGCGCTTCTGTCGGGCAAGGATTAAGTAGCGCTTATCAATCTCCTAAATATGAACAAAAAATCTTAATCTCTAGTGGTGCTAGTGCAGGATTGGCGGCAGCTTTTAACGCGCCTATCGCAGCGGTATTATTTATTGTTGAAGAAATCCACCATACATTTTCCCCGCTTATCTGCTTGACTTCTTTAGTTTCAGCAATTATCGCTAATTTCATCTCACTATATATTTTTGGCTTACAACCTGTTTTGTATTTAGGACACATGTACGATTTGCCTTTAAAACATTACGGATTACTACTTATAATGGGACTTCTTTTAGGAGTATTAGGTAGAATGTATCAAAAAAATTTATTAGATCTGCCAAAGTGGTTTAATAAACTAGCGATTCCTTCTTACTTGTACGGACTGGTGCCTTTTTTATTAGTAATCCCCATTGGCTTTTATTTTCCCCATCTTTTAGGTGGCGGCAATCAAATCATTTTAAGTTTAGAAGAAAATGGCTATTCGCTTTATTTACTGTTATTGCTATTTTTACTTCGTTATCTTTTTTCCATGATTTCTTATGGGTCGAATCTCCCTGGCGGAATTTTTTTACCTATTTTATCATTGGGAGCCATCTTAGGAGCACTATTTGGATTATTTTCGATTGAATTTTTAGGACTTGAAAGTTATTATTTAAAAAACTTTATTATTGTTGCAATGGCCGGCTATTTTACTGCTATCGGAAAAGCACCACTTACAGCCATCATCCTGGTAACTGAAATGGTAGGTTCCATTAATCATCTAATGCCCTTAGGTTTTGTCTCTCTTGTCGCTTATATTGTGGTTGATTCGTTGGGCGGTCATCCTATCTATGAATCTTTGCTTGATCGTTTAGTTTCCTATAAAAAAATTGCTAACACCAATGAAAAGATCGTTATCGAATTTCCTGTCACTGCAGAAAGTATCTTAGATGGCATGCCTATCCGAGATTTTGTTTGGCCAGAAGAAACGTTGCTGGTCACTATCCAAAGAAACGAACAAGATATTTTGCCCCATGGCGATACGATTTTAAAAATGGACGATACCCTTTTGATATTAACCGATGCTAACCATGCAACTGCTGTACGAAAAGAATTAAGGAAAAAGACATTGATAAAATAG